CTGACACAATGGATGTAACAGCAGAATTCTTGGATCAAATATTTGATGATAGAGTGATAGTACTTACTGGTGCTATGAAGCCGTTTAGTATTGAAAAAGCAGAAGCGAGTTTTAATTTAGGAATGGCAATAGGTTTTGCAGAACATCAAGAAATAGCAGGTGTATATATCTGTATGAACGGAAAAATCGCACCATGGAATAAGATGAAAAAAAATAGAGCGTTAGGGAAGTTTGAAATTGTCAGATAAAGTTGTATGTGATCATTGCCATTTAGAGTTCAGCAAAAATGTAATGATTGAAGATAACGGACATTATTTTTGTTGTAACGGATGCCAAGGAGTATACCATCTTTTAAGTGATCAGGGGCTTGATAGTTTTTACGATAAAGCAAAGAATGTGAAACTTGCACCTCCTACTGAGCAATATGAAGATTCTTCAAATTTTGATGCCCCTGCCTTTTATGAAAAGTTTGTTAAAACAAATAGCGATGGATTTTCTGAAGTATCATTGATAATTGAGGGAATCCATTGTTCTGCTTGTGTATGGTTAAATGAAAAAGCACTTCATAAAATGGATGGAGTGGTTGAAGCAAATATTAATTTTACTAACAACAAAGCGCATATAGTTTGGGCAGATGAAGTTGTAAAACTTTCTCAAATTATCGATATGATCCGAGCAATCGGTTATAACGCTTTTCCTTATGATGCATCTCTTCAAGAAGCACATGCAAATAAAGTAAGAAAAGACTATTATCTTCGCATGGCAGTTGCAATTTTTGCAGCAATGAATGTTATGTGGATTGCAGTTGCTCAGTATGCAGGATATTTTACCGGTATCACCCAAGAGATGAAAACAATTCTTAATATTGCAGAGGGGGTACTTGCTACACCTGTACTTTTTTATAGTGGATGGGTCTTTTTTAGAGGTGCTTATTACGGATTACGTAACAAAGTGGTCAATATGGACCTTTTAGTAGCTACCGGAGCATCTACAACTTATATTTACTCTGTCTATATAACTATAATGGAGCGGGGAGAAGCTTACTTTGACTCTGTTAGTATGATTATCACTTTTGTTCTGATCGGGAAATTCTTAGAAGTTTTAAGCAAAAAAAGTGCTGCTGACACCTTAGATGTGATAGGAAAACATCTTCCTAGCGAAATTAAAACACTCCAAAATGGAAAGATCTCATCTGTAAAGCTTGATGATGTCAATATTGGTGATACTGTAGTTGTTAGTTCAGGTGAGAGAGTTTTAATAGATGGAGAGATCCTCAAAGGGGAAGGTTCATTTGATGAATCAAACTTAACAGGAGAGAGTGAACCAATATATAAAAAACTTGGGGATAAGGTTATTAGTGGAACAGTGAGTATCGATGCGGATATTCAATATAAGGCCACAAAAGATTTTGAACATTCTACTTTATCAAATTTAGTGACACTTTTAGAGAGTGCTATAAATAAAAAACCAAAAATTGAACAATTGGCAAATAAACTTTCAGAACACTTTTCTACAACAATTTTAATATTATCTTTTATGACATTTTTAGCATGGTGGCTATGGCCACACTCTTTTGAAGAATCTTTAATGGTTGGTATCTCTGTAATTATTATTGCATGTCCATGTGCTTTAGGTCTGGCTACTCCTGTAGCAACTTTGGTAGGGCTTAGTTTAGGGACAAAGAAAGGGATACTCTTCAAAGAAGCTGCACAGCTAGAGACGATGGCAAAAGCAGATGTATTAGTTGTGGATAAAACGGGAACTATAACACATGGAAAACCGGAAGTTGTACAAGAAAATATGATTGAAGAGTTTGATAAAACTATTTTATATTCACTGGTAAAATCTTCAAAACACCCAGTAGCACAAGGTGTAAAGCGTTTTATATATACAGATGAAGAGGTACTATTTGATGAGTATATGCAAGTACCTGCTAAAGGGATAGTTGCACGTTATAATGGTTTATTGATCTTAGGTGGTAATTATCAGTTGATGCAGGATAATGAAATTAACAGTGACTTTACAAGTGATAAGACACTTTTTTATTTTGCGATTGATAAAAAAATAGTTGCAATCTATGAGCTTGAAGATACAGTAAAAGAAGGTGCCAAAGAGTTAATTGAAGACTTGTTTGCAAAAGGGATAGAAACAATTATGCTTACAGGTGATCATAAAAAGTCTGCTTTACATGTAAGCAAACAAGTTGGGATTACACAAATTAAATATGAGTTAACACCGCAGGATAAACTGGCTTATATAGAACAGCTGCATCACGAGGGCAAAGTAGTTGTTATGGTAGGTGATGGAATTAATGATGTATTAGCACTCGCAAAAGCCGATATAGGGATAGTAATGGGAAGTGGAAGTGATATTGCTATCGACGTAGGAGATGTCGTATTAATGAATAACTCTCTTAAGTCATTACTAGATGCATTTAAAATTGCAAAAACTACTTTTGCTCTTATCAAACAAAACTTTGCCATCTCTTTAATATATAATGGTATAACTATACCATT
This region of Sulfurimonas sp. C5 genomic DNA includes:
- a CDS encoding heavy metal translocating P-type ATPase, encoding MSDKVVCDHCHLEFSKNVMIEDNGHYFCCNGCQGVYHLLSDQGLDSFYDKAKNVKLAPPTEQYEDSSNFDAPAFYEKFVKTNSDGFSEVSLIIEGIHCSACVWLNEKALHKMDGVVEANINFTNNKAHIVWADEVVKLSQIIDMIRAIGYNAFPYDASLQEAHANKVRKDYYLRMAVAIFAAMNVMWIAVAQYAGYFTGITQEMKTILNIAEGVLATPVLFYSGWVFFRGAYYGLRNKVVNMDLLVATGASTTYIYSVYITIMERGEAYFDSVSMIITFVLIGKFLEVLSKKSAADTLDVIGKHLPSEIKTLQNGKISSVKLDDVNIGDTVVVSSGERVLIDGEILKGEGSFDESNLTGESEPIYKKLGDKVISGTVSIDADIQYKATKDFEHSTLSNLVTLLESAINKKPKIEQLANKLSEHFSTTILILSFMTFLAWWLWPHSFEESLMVGISVIIIACPCALGLATPVATLVGLSLGTKKGILFKEAAQLETMAKADVLVVDKTGTITHGKPEVVQENMIEEFDKTILYSLVKSSKHPVAQGVKRFIYTDEEVLFDEYMQVPAKGIVARYNGLLILGGNYQLMQDNEINSDFTSDKTLFYFAIDKKIVAIYELEDTVKEGAKELIEDLFAKGIETIMLTGDHKKSALHVSKQVGITQIKYELTPQDKLAYIEQLHHEGKVVVMVGDGINDVLALAKADIGIVMGSGSDIAIDVGDVVLMNNSLKSLLDAFKIAKTTFALIKQNFAISLIYNGITIPLAMAGLIIPLVAAISMSFSSLLVVGNSMRIKVKWNN
- a CDS encoding asparaginase domain-containing protein encodes the protein MLILNSGGTFNKRYNDITGQLEVPYDNLAIDEILAASKVSFLMAGVVYKDSLDMDIEDRKRIAQIISQSEEAEFVIVHGTDTMDVTAEFLDQIFDDRVIVLTGAMKPFSIEKAEASFNLGMAIGFAEHQEIAGVYICMNGKIAPWNKMKKNRALGKFEIVR